One Companilactobacillus farciminis KCTC 3681 = DSM 20184 genomic window, ATTGCGTAATCTTCATTTGGAGTACGGTTATGAATTCTTGATTGCTGGTTTGCCAGAAGTAGTTGATGCTTTTCTAAAGTTGTATGCGAAGAGAAAATATTTAAACGGTGTGATTCATCAATCGGTTATTAATTTATCCCAAGCTGAATTAAAGCAAAGAGTATCAGAATATTATGCTTTTGAGAGAATTGCTGATATTGAAGAAATGAAGCAAAGCATATTATCAGCTCATAAGAGAAATCAGGTTCTGAATGATTTAAAGATTATAGAATTTGCGATTAATAATCGTGATGTCAAATCGGTTGTCTCTTTTAGTGATGGAAAGTCGTATTCAATTGCTCATAATAAGTTGTTAATTAAATCCTTGCTGAACAAAATTCATTGTCGGGTAATTTATACGCCACACGTTAATCGTTATCATGGTATGAATGCTATTTTGTATTAGTACTAAAAAAACTCATTTTCCTATTAATGGAAGATGAGTTTTTTTGTGGACGAAGCGTCAACTATTAATTCTTAACAAATCGTTTAATAAAAATTACAGTGAACTTGTACCAAAGTAATTTATTTTTGTGGTTCGTTTTTTCTTAAAATTCTTGCGGGATTGCCGACAACGATAACATTGTCAGGAAATGAATGAGTAACAACTGATCCTGCACCGACGATGACGTTATTTCCTAAGGTAACGCCTGGTAAGATACTAGCGCCACCACCGACCCAAACGTCATTTCCAATCGTAATTGGGGCGACTCTTTCAGCTTCAGTTCTTCTAACTGCTGGGTCCATGGGGTGTTTAGGCGTATAGAGACCAACTTTAGGGCCAAACTTGACATCGTTACCGATAGTGATTTTTCCTTCGTCACAGAGCGTTACATCGTGGTTAGCGTAGAAATGGTTACCAATAGTGATGTTGACTCCGTAACTAAAGTAAAACGTAGGTTCAGCGAAAAATCTATCGCCAACTGATTTCATTAGGATCTTGAGTTTTTCGTTACGTTCTTCACTGTCAGCAATTAAATTGTATTGCATTAATTTGGTACGTACATCGTTGCGTAGATCGGATAAAGGTTTTGATTCTAAATAAAGTTCTCCATTTATCATCTGCTGATACGCAGGATCTTGTTCAATATCCATTCTTTTTAGCATCTCCTAAATATTTTATATATTA contains:
- a CDS encoding sugar O-acetyltransferase, with the translated sequence MDIEQDPAYQQMINGELYLESKPLSDLRNDVRTKLMQYNLIADSEERNEKLKILMKSVGDRFFAEPTFYFSYGVNITIGNHFYANHDVTLCDEGKITIGNDVKFGPKVGLYTPKHPMDPAVRRTEAERVAPITIGNDVWVGGGASILPGVTLGNNVIVGAGSVVTHSFPDNVIVVGNPARILRKNEPQK